A genomic window from Winogradskyella sp. J14-2 includes:
- a CDS encoding addiction module antidote protein, producing METTKFDIADYLDSEEMIAEYLNTVLEDGESSDLIVAIGHIAKAIGMTKIAEKTGMSRPSLYKALSEGAKPQFGTIMKVLKAIGGQINVKPMSA from the coding sequence ATGGAAACAACTAAATTTGATATAGCAGACTATTTGGACAGCGAAGAAATGATTGCTGAATATCTGAATACAGTTCTTGAAGATGGCGAAAGTTCTGATTTGATTGTGGCAATCGGACATATCGCAAAGGCAATTGGAATGACTAAAATTGCGGAAAAAACTGGAATGAGCAGACCGAGTCTTTACAAGGCATTATCTGAAGGAGCGAAACCGCAATTCGGAACAATAATGAAAGTGTTGAAAGCTATCGGCGGACAAATTAACGTGAAACCAATGTCAGCGTGA
- a CDS encoding type II toxin-antitoxin system RelE/ParE family toxin: protein MIITKKTPEFDKWIRKLKDIRAKSKILFRIQKLETDEHFGDCKPVGDGISEMRINYAKGYRVYFKEKMIKS, encoded by the coding sequence ATGATTATCACTAAAAAGACACCTGAATTTGATAAGTGGATTAGAAAGCTGAAAGATATACGTGCGAAATCTAAAATACTTTTCCGAATTCAGAAACTTGAAACTGACGAGCATTTTGGAGATTGTAAGCCTGTTGGAGATGGAATTAGCGAAATGCGAATTAATTACGCAAAAGGCTACAGAGTTTATTTTAAAGAAAAGATGATAAAATCGTAA
- a CDS encoding metallophosphoesterase family protein — MGLNRRKWLKQIFVTTFGLVIFKDKSFANNDSELKNELMDYFIIGDVHGCYYTLVEILKKWNSEKEYLIFVGDLIDRGNFSTLVVKKCREIEQNYNNCIIIKGNHELEFVEYVINGENKNWIEQCGQKTINEFKKQKIDIEETSSWFMNLPLKFETNNILVTHAGISESNNPYNENNMHGVLWNRKELKNIGKLQIHGHTPLMKNEPKFNESSNSWNIDTGSCYGYGITGIKISKSGKLKSTIIINTNEKDIA; from the coding sequence ATGGGTTTAAATCGAAGGAAATGGTTGAAGCAAATATTTGTAACTACATTTGGATTAGTGATTTTTAAGGATAAATCTTTTGCCAATAACGATTCTGAATTGAAAAACGAATTAATGGACTATTTTATTATCGGAGATGTTCATGGTTGCTACTACACCTTAGTAGAAATTTTAAAAAAATGGAACTCGGAAAAAGAGTATTTAATATTTGTTGGAGACCTAATTGACCGAGGAAATTTTAGTACACTCGTAGTTAAAAAATGTCGTGAAATAGAACAAAACTATAATAATTGCATAATCATAAAGGGTAATCACGAATTAGAATTTGTCGAATATGTTATAAATGGAGAAAATAAAAATTGGATAGAGCAATGTGGTCAAAAAACAATTAATGAGTTCAAAAAACAAAAAATTGACATTGAGGAAACATCAAGTTGGTTTATGAATTTACCATTGAAATTTGAAACAAACAATATTTTGGTAACGCACGCTGGAATTTCCGAATCAAACAATCCATATAACGAAAACAATATGCATGGAGTTCTATGGAATAGAAAAGAATTAAAAAATATTGGTAAACTTCAAATACACGGACATACACCGCTTATGAAAAACGAACCAAAATTTAATGAATCATCAAACTCTTGGAATATCGATACAGGTTCATGTTATGGATATGGTATAACAGGTATTAAGATAAGTAAATCTGGCAAATTAAAAAGTACAATAATTATCAACACAAACGAAAAAGACATTGCGTAA
- a CDS encoding DUF2750 domain-containing protein translates to MFQDSITLKNRHQKFIKTVSENGIVYGLKSKNGFATSSSTQFEDDDGNPIGMICFWAEKVRAKSCAKDEWKKYNVTEIPLAEFMENWCVGMANDGLLIGTQFDQNLFGHEIEPLDLILELTSELKSIGKDLNFRKFNGIADLEKQVKESKN, encoded by the coding sequence ATGTTCCAAGATTCAATCACATTGAAAAACCGACATCAGAAATTTATAAAGACAGTTTCTGAAAACGGAATAGTATACGGACTGAAAAGTAAAAATGGATTTGCAACATCAAGTTCGACCCAATTTGAGGATGATGATGGAAACCCAATCGGAATGATATGCTTTTGGGCGGAAAAGGTTCGAGCTAAATCTTGTGCGAAAGACGAATGGAAAAAATATAACGTAACTGAAATTCCATTAGCTGAATTTATGGAAAATTGGTGTGTTGGAATGGCTAATGATGGACTGTTAATTGGAACTCAATTTGACCAAAATCTTTTTGGGCACGAAATCGAGCCTTTGGACTTAATTTTAGAATTGACATCTGAATTAAAATCAATTGGAAAGGATTTGAATTTTAGAAAGTTTAATGGAATTGCGGACTTGGAAAAACAAGTAAAAGAATCAAAAAACTAA
- a CDS encoding DUF6933 domain-containing protein encodes MIKTNIFTTRKLEKTTNEFISSEVSIENEFLGNWTATLFYVSNKKCWLIINKLTKYLVIIPNVKKSDLKNISTIFKKTLYFQLNNDGIKTDYTLVDKIIGEINLCETNNDGSTSGSLNNCLFQMDDWKKDYGTYDNMPFRDLNNKLNSSPNKMLNWKYPKEKMDEMIKAYAQHRI; translated from the coding sequence ATGATTAAGACAAACATTTTTACAACTAGAAAACTTGAAAAAACAACTAATGAATTCATTTCTAGTGAGGTAAGTATAGAAAATGAATTTTTAGGTAATTGGACTGCTACTCTATTTTATGTGAGTAATAAAAAATGCTGGTTAATCATAAATAAGTTAACGAAATATCTTGTGATTATACCAAATGTAAAAAAATCTGATTTGAAAAATATATCCACTATTTTTAAGAAAACTCTGTATTTTCAGTTGAATAATGATGGAATTAAAACAGATTACACATTGGTCGATAAAATAATTGGCGAAATTAATTTGTGCGAAACAAATAATGACGGAAGTACGAGTGGCTCTTTGAATAACTGTTTATTTCAAATGGACGATTGGAAAAAAGACTATGGAACTTATGATAATATGCCATTTAGAGATTTAAACAATAAACTGAATAGTTCACCTAATAAAATGTTGAACTGGAAATATCCAAAAGAGAAAATGGACGAAATGATAAAAGCCTACGCACAACACCGTATATAA
- a CDS encoding helix-turn-helix domain-containing protein — translation MKSYTLDQAEDLLIGKKGTEERDEYEFELKLELIGDMIKTARKKRKLTQEQLGELVGVKKAQISRLENSTGNVTFETVMRIFNALGAKLNLNLQM, via the coding sequence ATGAAAAGTTACACTTTAGACCAAGCAGAAGACCTTTTAATTGGAAAAAAGGGAACTGAAGAAAGAGATGAATATGAATTTGAGTTAAAACTTGAATTGATTGGAGATATGATAAAAACTGCCCGAAAAAAAAGGAAACTAACCCAAGAACAATTAGGGGAATTAGTTGGAGTTAAAAAAGCGCAAATATCAAGACTTGAAAATAGTACGGGAAATGTGACTTTCGAAACTGTTATGCGGATTTTTAACGCATTAGGAGCGAAACTAAATCTGAACCTACAGATGTAA
- a CDS encoding type II toxin-antitoxin system RelE/ParE family toxin — translation MIKRFETKLLSEAFEFIEKQNLKARKKIFQNIRRAEQQSDPKFFKKLTDEIWEFRTLYSGNQYRLLAFWDKEDKSETLVFATHGIIKKTSKVDKKEINKADRIRKEYFKNKKK, via the coding sequence ATGATTAAAAGATTTGAAACAAAATTACTTTCAGAGGCATTTGAATTTATTGAAAAACAAAATCTCAAAGCTCGAAAGAAAATATTTCAGAATATAAGACGTGCCGAACAGCAATCTGACCCAAAGTTCTTTAAAAAACTGACTGACGAAATATGGGAATTCAGAACCCTATACTCAGGAAATCAATATCGACTTTTAGCTTTTTGGGACAAAGAAGATAAAAGCGAAACATTAGTTTTTGCTACTCACGGAATTATAAAGAAAACAAGTAAAGTAGATAAGAAAGAAATTAATAAAGCCGACAGAATTAGGAAAGAATATTTTAAAAACAAAAAGAAATGA
- a CDS encoding YcxB family protein, which translates to MNSKDFTSESRINGTELKELIETKDHFFIKLQTDLSLIVPKHSIENQTEFKKRVTELGAEYVDELNWKWK; encoded by the coding sequence GTGAATTCCAAAGATTTTACATCTGAAAGCAGAATAAACGGAACTGAACTAAAAGAACTGATAGAAACTAAAGACCATTTCTTTATAAAGTTACAAACTGACTTGTCTCTAATTGTACCAAAACACTCGATTGAAAATCAAACGGAATTTAAAAAGCGAGTAACTGAATTAGGAGCAGAATACGTTGATGAACTGAATTGGAAATGGAAATAA
- a CDS encoding abortive infection system antitoxin AbiGi family protein, whose amino-acid sequence MSYARERIIGGANIKEFAVPMVSFSDLRLSELKENIGTYGKFGIGLTKKWAIESGLNPVMYASDQSLFTANFIDGIEKFFQLVNNTADSSGRNETAYNNTLNTLRYVKNYQGDLIRPRHKTVPNYVFANEREWRYVPPIRDNIQSFVPIEQIATSQQKSRLNRKVRDITLHFQPDDIQYLIVENDNDINELIRHLRQVKNRFLPDTIDRLSSRILTYEQIEKDV is encoded by the coding sequence GTGTCGTACGCAAGGGAAAGAATTATAGGTGGAGCCAATATAAAAGAGTTTGCAGTTCCAATGGTATCGTTTAGCGACTTACGACTTTCTGAATTGAAAGAAAATATTGGAACATATGGAAAATTTGGTATTGGACTGACGAAAAAATGGGCAATCGAAAGCGGATTAAACCCAGTAATGTATGCAAGTGACCAAAGTTTATTTACAGCAAACTTTATAGATGGAATAGAAAAATTTTTCCAACTCGTGAACAACACAGCGGATTCAAGTGGCAGAAATGAAACTGCGTACAATAATACGCTGAACACTCTTAGATATGTTAAAAACTATCAAGGCGACTTGATAAGACCAAGACACAAAACTGTGCCAAATTATGTCTTTGCAAACGAAAGAGAATGGCGATACGTCCCACCAATTAGAGATAATATTCAATCATTTGTTCCTATCGAACAAATTGCGACATCACAGCAAAAGTCAAGATTAAATAGAAAAGTAAGAGATATAACATTACACTTTCAACCTGACGACATCCAATATCTAATTGTAGAAAACGATAACGACATTAATGAATTGATAAGGCATCTTAGACAGGTAAAAAATAGGTTTTTACCTGACACTATTGATAGACTTTCAAGTAGGATTTTGACATATGAACAGATAGAAAAAGATGTGTAA
- a CDS encoding GldM family protein: MKQIILLIVVLSFIHCAPKKTVGNPTNPKIKSIVENNKLNVVYRGIRNPLTIYVPNTDSIKVSGIGLHKIDNNEYYISPGQGLTMEITIVGYIKGQEIIDKREFRILDIQKPYASIHKYFGNVTLSKEKLASSKIKPHIPQFVLELPDVYSFEYQINNQKRLFNEGNTFNDVAKKQIYNLKKGDSVLIDNVKLVTDRPNVDRAKIIELKVYIE, translated from the coding sequence ATGAAACAAATAATTCTTCTAATTGTCGTTTTAAGTTTTATTCATTGTGCGCCTAAAAAAACAGTAGGTAATCCGACAAATCCTAAAATCAAATCTATAGTTGAAAATAATAAATTAAATGTCGTTTATAGAGGTATCAGAAACCCTTTGACCATATATGTGCCTAATACCGATAGCATAAAAGTAAGCGGAATTGGACTTCATAAAATTGATAACAATGAGTATTATATTTCACCAGGTCAAGGACTTACTATGGAAATTACTATAGTTGGATACATTAAGGGACAAGAAATAATTGACAAAAGGGAATTTCGGATTTTAGATATTCAAAAACCTTATGCAAGCATTCATAAATATTTCGGAAATGTAACATTGTCGAAAGAAAAACTTGCCAGTTCTAAAATAAAACCTCATATCCCTCAATTTGTTCTGGAACTACCTGATGTATACAGTTTTGAATATCAAATCAATAACCAAAAACGTTTATTTAATGAAGGAAATACATTTAATGATGTAGCAAAAAAACAAATATATAATCTCAAAAAAGGAGATAGTGTTTTGATTGACAATGTGAAACTTGTAACGGACAGACCAAACGTGGACAGAGCAAAAATTATTGAATTAAAAGTTTATATAGAATAA
- a CDS encoding KTSC domain-containing protein, with protein MTRFFKVSILISILTITISCGGKDCNSIDGSFDNYKNAMQVIKSSDFKFSDNCNTGKSSWIYDAEYYSCDGNIGYLIIETKSKNYIHSGVPIEMWNEFKNADSFGKYYNRNLKGRFRLTL; from the coding sequence ATGACAAGATTTTTTAAAGTATCAATCTTAATTTCAATTTTAACCATTACAATTTCTTGTGGTGGTAAAGATTGTAATTCAATAGATGGCAGTTTTGACAATTACAAGAATGCAATGCAAGTCATTAAATCTTCTGACTTTAAATTTTCCGATAACTGTAATACGGGTAAAAGCTCTTGGATTTATGACGCAGAGTATTATTCTTGCGATGGCAATATTGGATATTTAATAATAGAAACTAAATCAAAAAATTACATTCATAGTGGAGTGCCAATTGAAATGTGGAACGAATTTAAAAATGCTGATTCTTTTGGCAAATATTATAATCGGAATTTAAAAGGTCGATTTCGATTAACATTATGA
- a CDS encoding phytanoyl-CoA dioxygenase family protein yields the protein MNYARNKIELEENGFSVLSDLYSDIEISRILACIGNAEQDGNSFMKTKDLFAIRQLIKNVPELSDLLFNKKLTALIADLSESEYFLTKAIYFDKPSESNWFVAYHQDLSISVDKKADLENYVNWTFKKGQYGVQPPIEILQDTITIRIHLDKTDKNNGALKVIPKSHLNGIVRADSKDWNLENEFVCEVEKGGAMLMKPLTLHASNRTTNGKKRRVIHLEFNKHNLTEPLAWLEHYGIKKASTQQWL from the coding sequence ATGAACTACGCAAGAAACAAAATAGAACTTGAAGAAAATGGATTTTCCGTTTTATCTGACTTGTATTCTGACATCGAAATAAGCAGAATTTTAGCTTGTATCGGAAATGCTGAACAGGACGGAAATTCCTTTATGAAAACAAAGGACTTGTTTGCTATTAGGCAATTAATCAAAAATGTGCCTGAATTGAGTGATTTATTGTTCAACAAAAAACTGACTGCATTAATTGCTGACCTTTCCGAATCTGAATATTTCTTGACAAAAGCTATTTATTTTGACAAACCTAGCGAATCGAATTGGTTTGTTGCTTATCACCAAGATTTGAGCATTTCAGTTGACAAAAAAGCTGATTTGGAAAATTACGTGAATTGGACTTTTAAAAAAGGACAATACGGAGTTCAACCACCAATTGAGATTTTACAAGACACAATAACAATCCGAATTCATTTAGACAAAACGGACAAGAATAATGGAGCGCTAAAAGTAATTCCGAAATCTCACTTAAACGGAATAGTTCGTGCTGACTCGAAAGATTGGAATTTAGAGAACGAATTTGTTTGTGAAGTAGAAAAGGGTGGAGCAATGTTAATGAAACCTCTGACTTTACACGCTTCGAATAGAACGACAAACGGAAAGAAAAGACGAGTAATACATTTAGAATTTAATAAACATAATCTGACTGAACCGCTGGCTTGGTTGGAACATTATGGAATAAAAAAAGCCAGCACACAACAATGGCTATAA
- a CDS encoding DUF6161 domain-containing protein produces the protein MTTTEIRKIIADSEYSDWLNSVNLQIVYPHLDFDQTLTGFSSIFKFLEQQIDGWSKFGENIPNELKASKKQFSNFKTRLENYINAYVINQNYNESQLNSYWNSEKNQIQNNKTLFVYDSPQSEFLIKIHREVPKYYSGAYNFVMGNYNVSNKDSMIGHILAYEFELKDYTELTKRRNKEKSSIGRLRNDFRNQLSESETQLSEHLKSANVEFDNYTQKIDDLKTEKETNFDDWFVKSKKEFSEFDNSSKEKITDLEHTYEELLRLKKPAEYWNQRATKLNKEGWKAIYWLIGLVAFACVTLYLLLWLTPDGMLLSFIKGQASAIKWSIIYVTFISFLAFGIRALNKVAFSSFHLARDAEEREQLTYVYLSLIKDSAVDEKEKSLIMQSLFSRADTGLLKGDSGPAMPNDISTKIFGGN, from the coding sequence ATGACAACAACAGAGATAAGAAAAATAATTGCTGATTCTGAATATTCTGATTGGTTGAATTCAGTAAACTTACAAATTGTATATCCACATTTGGATTTTGACCAAACTTTAACTGGGTTTAGTAGTATTTTTAAATTTTTAGAACAACAAATTGATGGATGGTCAAAATTCGGAGAAAACATACCAAATGAACTAAAAGCATCCAAAAAACAGTTTTCAAATTTTAAAACAAGACTTGAAAACTATATAAATGCCTACGTTATTAACCAAAACTATAACGAAAGTCAATTAAACAGCTACTGGAATTCGGAAAAAAACCAAATTCAAAATAATAAAACTCTATTCGTTTACGATTCACCACAATCTGAATTTCTAATTAAAATTCATAGAGAAGTTCCTAAATATTACTCTGGAGCTTACAATTTTGTGATGGGTAATTACAATGTTTCCAATAAAGATTCTATGATTGGACACATTTTAGCTTATGAATTTGAATTAAAAGATTATACGGAATTAACCAAACGTAGAAACAAAGAAAAGTCTTCAATTGGTCGTTTAAGAAATGACTTTAGAAATCAGCTATCTGAAAGCGAAACTCAATTATCAGAACATCTAAAATCTGCCAATGTTGAGTTTGATAATTACACACAAAAAATTGACGACCTAAAAACCGAAAAAGAAACAAATTTTGATGATTGGTTTGTTAAATCTAAGAAAGAGTTTTCTGAATTCGATAACTCTTCAAAAGAAAAAATTACAGATTTAGAGCATACTTATGAGGAATTATTGAGATTGAAAAAGCCAGCTGAATATTGGAATCAAAGAGCAACAAAACTCAATAAAGAGGGATGGAAAGCTATTTATTGGTTAATTGGTTTAGTTGCATTTGCGTGCGTTACATTGTATCTATTATTATGGTTAACACCAGATGGAATGCTATTGAGCTTTATAAAAGGACAAGCAAGTGCAATTAAATGGTCTATTATCTATGTAACATTTATTTCATTTTTAGCATTTGGAATACGTGCATTAAATAAAGTTGCTTTTAGTTCATTTCACCTTGCGAGAGATGCAGAAGAAAGAGAGCAATTGACATATGTGTATTTGTCACTAATTAAAGATTCAGCAGTTGATGAAAAAGAAAAGTCTTTAATTATGCAATCACTATTTAGTAGAGCAGATACAGGATTATTAAAAGGCGATTCTGGACCAGCAATGCCGAACGATATAAGTACGAAAATATTTGGTGGGAATTAA
- a CDS encoding HigA family addiction module antitoxin encodes MEKLANVHPGEVLNLEFLEPLEISAYRLSKDLKIPQTRISEIIKGRRRITADTALRLSKYFGNSAKFWLGLQDDYDIEEERDEKQAELDEIKQYGNKNVA; translated from the coding sequence ATGGAAAAGTTGGCAAATGTACATCCTGGCGAAGTCTTGAACTTGGAATTTCTTGAACCACTTGAAATCTCGGCTTACCGACTTTCAAAGGACTTGAAAATACCGCAAACAAGAATTTCGGAAATAATAAAAGGGAGACGCAGAATAACTGCGGACACAGCATTAAGGTTAAGCAAGTATTTCGGAAATTCGGCCAAATTCTGGCTCGGACTTCAAGATGATTACGATATCGAAGAAGAACGTGATGAAAAACAGGCGGAATTGGACGAAATAAAACAATACGGAAATAAAAACGTTGCCTAA
- a CDS encoding type II toxin-antitoxin system RelE/ParE family toxin: MIISFGSKETEMIWNGIRVKKMPIEIQNVGRRKLRMLNNSQDIMDLRIPPSNRLEKLTGNLKDFYSIRINKQWRIIFKWNNGNASEVEIIDYH, from the coding sequence ATGATTATTTCATTTGGCTCGAAAGAAACCGAAATGATATGGAACGGAATTCGAGTTAAAAAAATGCCGATTGAAATTCAGAACGTTGGACGTCGGAAATTGAGAATGTTAAACAACTCGCAAGATATTATGGACTTGAGAATTCCGCCTTCAAACCGACTTGAAAAACTGACTGGAAATCTAAAGGATTTTTACAGTATTCGAATTAACAAACAATGGCGAATCATTTTCAAATGGAACAACGGAAACGCAAGCGAAGTGGAAATAATCGACTATCATTAA
- a CDS encoding IS30 family transposase → MNENKRKAYIAKTLGRAPSTISREINKWVQNKEDNYDAELAHWNAKDDYANKRNRDKISTHSLLRFFVYKGLLSNWTPEQISGRLKELYPNDPIMTISHEAIYRHIYTRPQASLNKKLIKLLVRKKTRRIPSKKRRGKGSVILNQVSIDHRPKHIELRQEAGHWEGDLVIGKDNKSAIGTIVERKTRFTLIVKLNSKNAEEVAEAFSKILNRLNAEFKKSMTYDNGVEMAKHQKITKNTGIKIYFAHPYSSWERGTNENTNGLIRRYLPKGTNFNLISENQLQIIQQKLNNRPRKIIGYKTPQEMMDFEVKNVA, encoded by the coding sequence TTGAACGAAAATAAGCGTAAAGCTTACATAGCTAAAACACTTGGCAGAGCACCCTCTACAATCTCAAGGGAAATCAATAAATGGGTACAAAATAAAGAGGATAATTACGATGCTGAACTAGCACATTGGAACGCCAAGGACGATTATGCGAACAAAAGAAACCGCGATAAAATAAGTACACATTCCTTACTGAGATTTTTTGTTTACAAAGGACTTTTGTCCAATTGGACACCCGAACAAATTTCTGGCAGGCTCAAAGAACTTTATCCCAATGACCCTATAATGACCATTTCCCACGAAGCAATCTATAGGCACATATATACAAGACCACAGGCCAGTCTAAACAAAAAACTAATCAAGCTACTTGTACGTAAAAAAACAAGACGGATACCTTCTAAAAAGAGACGCGGAAAAGGAAGTGTAATACTTAACCAGGTCAGTATAGACCATAGGCCCAAGCATATTGAACTTAGACAGGAAGCTGGACATTGGGAAGGAGACCTGGTTATCGGAAAAGACAATAAAAGTGCTATTGGGACCATTGTAGAACGTAAGACCAGGTTCACCTTAATAGTAAAATTAAACTCTAAAAATGCAGAAGAAGTCGCCGAAGCCTTTTCTAAAATATTGAACCGGTTAAACGCTGAATTTAAAAAATCAATGACCTACGACAACGGAGTTGAAATGGCAAAACACCAAAAAATAACCAAAAATACAGGTATCAAAATTTACTTTGCTCATCCATATTCCTCTTGGGAAAGAGGCACCAATGAAAACACAAATGGACTCATTAGAAGGTATCTACCAAAAGGAACGAACTTTAACCTAATTAGCGAAAATCAACTTCAAATTATTCAACAAAAACTCAATAATAGACCTCGGAAAATAATTGGGTATAAAACACCGCAAGAAATGATGGATTTTGAAGTAAAAAATGTAGCTTAG